From one Actinopolyspora saharensis genomic stretch:
- a CDS encoding aldehyde dehydrogenase family protein, whose translation MLIAGEAVRGQGKRLRAVDPSTGGELAPEFGDGAGAEVRRACQAAEEAFEDYRALPAERRAVFLETVADNIEAIGEPLIERAHAETGLPKARVTGERARTTGQLRLFAEVVREGSHSGARIDPARSGQDLPARPDIRQRRVALGPVAVFGASNFPLAFSVAGGDTASALAAGCPVVVKGHEAHPGTSELVGRAVTDAVASCGLPAGTFSLLFGADPALGGELVADPAIRAVGFTGSRKAGMALRSIALNREHPVPVYAEMSSVNPVFPLEGALADDAEGLGERFVGSLTLGSGQFCTNPGLVVGAEGDGMTAFLEVAERAVAGTDPTTMLTPAIAAEYERGVTELAERDGVSLLARGRTSEAPNTCRPALLVTDAETFLADAAFLQREVFGACSLVVRCPDRERVREVARALEGQLTATVHANREDHEAAAELLPLLERTAGRVLFNGWPTGVEVGHAMVHGGPYPATTDPRSTSVGTAAIERFLRPVAYQDVPAELLPGAVSESNPDGIWRRVDGELAKD comes from the coding sequence ATGCTGATAGCGGGAGAGGCCGTTCGCGGGCAGGGGAAACGGCTGCGGGCCGTGGACCCCTCCACGGGAGGGGAGCTGGCTCCCGAGTTCGGCGACGGCGCGGGAGCCGAGGTGCGTCGGGCCTGCCAGGCCGCCGAGGAGGCCTTCGAGGACTACCGCGCTCTTCCCGCGGAGCGCCGTGCGGTGTTCCTGGAAACGGTCGCCGACAACATCGAGGCGATCGGCGAACCGCTCATCGAGCGGGCACACGCCGAGACGGGCCTGCCGAAGGCGCGGGTGACCGGTGAACGCGCCCGCACCACCGGGCAGCTGCGGCTGTTCGCGGAAGTCGTCCGGGAGGGCAGCCACAGCGGAGCCCGCATCGACCCCGCGCGTTCCGGCCAGGACCTGCCCGCCCGCCCGGACATCCGCCAGCGCAGAGTGGCGCTGGGGCCGGTCGCGGTCTTCGGGGCGAGCAACTTCCCGCTGGCCTTCTCGGTTGCGGGAGGCGACACCGCCTCGGCCCTGGCCGCGGGCTGTCCCGTGGTCGTCAAGGGCCACGAGGCGCACCCCGGAACCTCCGAACTGGTCGGCCGGGCCGTCACCGATGCCGTGGCCTCCTGCGGACTGCCCGCGGGCACCTTCTCGCTGCTGTTCGGCGCGGACCCGGCATTGGGCGGGGAACTGGTCGCCGACCCCGCGATCCGGGCCGTCGGGTTCACCGGATCGCGAAAGGCGGGCATGGCCCTGCGCTCGATCGCGCTGAATCGGGAGCACCCCGTACCCGTCTACGCGGAGATGAGCAGCGTGAACCCGGTTTTCCCGCTCGAGGGGGCGTTGGCAGACGACGCGGAGGGGCTGGGCGAGCGGTTCGTCGGTTCCCTGACCCTGGGCTCCGGCCAGTTCTGCACCAACCCCGGACTCGTGGTGGGAGCGGAAGGCGACGGGATGACCGCCTTCCTCGAAGTGGCGGAGCGCGCCGTGGCCGGAACCGACCCCACCACGATGCTCACGCCCGCGATCGCGGCCGAGTACGAGCGGGGCGTGACCGAGCTGGCCGAGCGCGACGGGGTCTCCCTGCTTGCGCGGGGGCGGACGAGTGAGGCCCCGAACACCTGCAGGCCCGCGTTGCTGGTGACCGACGCCGAGACCTTCCTCGCCGACGCGGCGTTCCTGCAGCGTGAGGTCTTCGGCGCGTGCTCCCTGGTGGTCCGCTGCCCGGACCGGGAGCGGGTCCGCGAGGTGGCCCGCGCACTGGAAGGACAGCTGACCGCGACGGTGCACGCGAACCGGGAGGACCACGAGGCGGCGGCGGAACTGCTGCCCCTGCTGGAACGGACCGCGGGAAGGGTGCTGTTCAACGGGTGGCCGACCGGAGTGGAGGTCGGACACGCCATGGTCCACGGCGGTCCGTACCCGGCCACGACGGATCCGCGGAGCACCTCCGTGGGAACGGCGGCGATCGAGCGGTTCCTGCGTCCCGTCGCCTACCAGGACGTGCCCGCCGAACTGCTCCCCGGAGCGGTGTCCGAGTCCAATCCGGACGGAATTTGGCGACGGGTGGACGGCGAGCTCGCGAAGGACTGA
- the kdgD gene encoding 5-dehydro-4-deoxyglucarate dehydratase codes for MTRCTPNQLAAQLGSGLLSFPVTHFRADLGFDEAQYRRHIDWLASFGPAGLFAAGGTGEFFSLTPSEVERVVAAAVSAAPAELPVVAPAGYGTEMAAEMARSAERTGADGVLLFPPYLTECDQRGLAAHVRTVCAATELGVVVYNRANGVLDDVTLAELVEQCPNLVGFKDGVGNVDAMARIRARIGDRLTYVGGLPTAEMFALPYAELGVTTYSSAMFNFVPRYALDFYEAVRNRDAETVHGRIRDFVLPYCEIRDRRRGYAVSIVKAGMKAIGRPAGPVRPPLVDLDAEELDSLTRLVEG; via the coding sequence ATGACCCGTTGTACGCCGAATCAACTGGCAGCACAGCTCGGTTCGGGGCTCCTGTCGTTCCCGGTCACGCACTTCCGCGCGGACCTGGGCTTCGACGAGGCGCAGTACCGCCGGCACATCGACTGGCTCGCGAGCTTCGGTCCCGCCGGGCTGTTCGCGGCGGGAGGCACCGGGGAGTTCTTCTCGCTGACTCCCTCCGAAGTGGAGAGAGTGGTCGCGGCGGCCGTCTCCGCGGCCCCCGCGGAGCTTCCCGTGGTGGCGCCTGCCGGTTACGGGACCGAGATGGCGGCTGAGATGGCCCGCTCCGCGGAACGAACGGGAGCGGACGGGGTGCTGCTCTTCCCGCCCTACCTGACCGAGTGCGACCAGCGGGGACTGGCCGCTCACGTGCGGACCGTCTGCGCGGCCACTGAGCTGGGCGTGGTCGTCTACAACCGGGCGAACGGCGTGCTGGACGACGTCACCCTCGCCGAACTGGTCGAGCAGTGCCCCAACCTGGTCGGTTTCAAGGACGGCGTGGGCAATGTGGACGCCATGGCCAGGATCCGCGCCCGCATCGGTGACCGGCTCACCTACGTGGGAGGGCTGCCGACGGCCGAGATGTTCGCGCTGCCCTACGCGGAGCTGGGCGTGACCACCTACTCCTCGGCCATGTTCAACTTCGTGCCCCGCTACGCGCTCGACTTCTACGAGGCGGTCCGGAACAGGGACGCGGAGACCGTCCACGGCAGGATCAGGGACTTCGTCCTGCCGTACTGCGAGATCAGGGACCGGCGCCGCGGCTACGCGGTGAGCATCGTCAAGGCGGGGATGAAGGCGATCGGTCGCCCCGCGGGCCCGGTGCGCCCTCCCCTGGTGGACCTCGACGCGGAGGAACTGGACAGCTTGACCCGACTGGTCGAGGGCTGA